The genomic DNA tgcattcacttaacaATCCACATAATATTTGGGTTCCTCTCTCCTTTAGCTGAGAGAAAAGAGATGGAACTGGAAGGAACTAGTCAAATAGACCAGTTTTTAGTTCCACTTAGCGCATGAACAAAGGCATGTTGGTTTGGAAATTCACCGGGATAAGCATTTGTGATGTGACAATTGTCCATGTAATCCTaataaatggtgcttgccagcacatccagcTTACCGCAAACGTGGTATTAGGCAATCTTAAAAACGTTGGTAAGTGCTTTCAATGCATAACAATTGAATGTATGCTTCATGCGGGTAGCTATAATATGCCCCAGATGTGTTATTTCAAGATTTTATAcctggagttccaactggctgtaattattcaaaccagggaggtctctttccacctccctgttcaaacagttgtcagatttctattgatgtacaaaagaattccacaggtgcacttgtgcctttgaagaTCGATGTTCAACGCCActgtcttgctgagcaatctggagactcattttgaacgttatcacgatgttggccatatttttcttatctacttattaaatgaaatgaaatttcacttaactataaagcatgtaaaacaagtcaatcccgtccagaaatttgtgcaaaggtgtaaatcagagctgcatcatgtgaaaatattttaaaaaaaggaccatcctggaaagctggttttatcacttttccgcttaatttccacaaatgaaactaatatggaataatcttcaagtataattctttattgatatatatatcagattagtgcccgggtatgctcagtcaagtaattttcatctttatttcagcattttttgctcaatttctattcgcgcatcctcgtgtctgtaccacctaccttttataagaagggatagcaaaaagtaattaccatcacaaagacatacatgtatcttcctttgaaagtggctggtgattatgcaatgagacacgagtcaactgtcttcctatctgcgcgacAGACCCTGTTTGGCGGCTTTGGCGGCGGCTTtgaacatgggatcaaagggaataacactgttgttactccatctcttgaacctccttggttattTTACATACACACCACGTTTCATAGGTTTAAGACATATAATGCTTTCTGTTAATTTCTCGTGACCAATTCTACAGAAAGTTTGAGCTTACTAATGGGATTTTGATACAGTGATGACTGTGGCTGTAATATAATGGAAGCTGGAGAGTTGATGAttattcttcatatttttttttttcatgctgttTAATGTGTGTGGTGTATGGTGTATGGTGAAATCATACCTATCACTGTGTCATACTCGTACTCCCTTCACATTTAATGTAGCAGAGACTGCTTCGCTCTTATGGCCAAAAAGGAATTCTATTTACACAGCTattgacacacacaaacttttGTTTTAAGACTCTCAAAATCATGCTTTTTGATTAAAAATCCATCTATGCAATAAATCGTGTTTTGCAGATAAAGTGCATGTATATCTGATGTCTTTTGTTTATAAAATTACATGTAAAAACTGTTTCTTCTTTAGAAATTTGTAAGATTAACATATTTCTCCcttgcactcacacacacagagataACACGGCCACACAAACatttgcaaacacacacacacacacacatacacacagacagatatataTACAATTGATACACTTGTAGCAAGTGACAAAGTCAACTCTCTCTCACACTTTCGATGGGCGTCCATGACAAAACTGTTCGCCTACATAACCTACGATTCTCACTATGCCAATCAGCCAAAAAGTGTGAAAAGAATGTGTTTGACACATTGAATGATATCAACAACACAATTGcttctttctcatattttgatgCTGTATTTCGTCTTGTTTTTCTATAAAAAGCAAGACAAATATGACACAGACTGTAAACAAGTACAAACATAATTGACACAGCTACATGTTTGAAACCCCAGCAGATTCATGTGGAGAATCAAATAAAGTataaaattgatataaattaagTATTCATGATGCTACGTGCACTGAATACCTTTGATACCATGATTAAGGCAAAGAATAAGATAGACGATCCTTTTCTTTATCGAAGTACAGAAATAAAAGCAGTGAGTATTCCAGTGCACCAATGTATAAATCACTTATCACATAAATATCTTAACATTGACTAAGGCATGCTTGAAAGCTGTTCAAAATGTGTGAGTTTGTTTCCCAGAATGTTTGAATATCTTCAAATATGTGCTTATATTCAAGATTATCACATCTAAAAGAGGGCTCCGCTAAGGAGGTGAGGTTAATGTCAAATGCATACATGCCATAAGCATGACAATACAGCACAAACAATAAAGTCCGAGTACTGTGACAGTATTACATAACATTCATCTATTTACAAGCACATGCATGTGTCTTAGGGTTTGTATGTACACTATTGATTTATAcaataatacaaaacaattgaATACAAATATCCTAGATAATTCAGAGTCATATGACGCTGTCCTTGATTATGATAGTCCTAACACGGAAGATAACCATATTTCTATCGTGCATTCCATCATTACACTTACACTGTAACAAAACTGAAGATTCAGCCATTTCTGCCTCGTTAGGTAGTCTGTTTTCATCAGACAGAAAAAAACCAGGAAGATTCTGAATGAGGAAAAGAGCAAAAATTTGTCCCTTCCAATTTTCACCCCTTCTTTCCGGCAGAGTTGTAAAGCAGAATTGGCATCATCGTTCtgttacaaaataaaacatacctATCACCATGACACGACAGGCTTCCTCAAACTAAACTTTCCAGACTGCCTTTTCATATCACCAGTACCAGTACATGTGGGCTTAGATACACAGAGTAATACTGCTCCACTTTTGCAAGCACGAAATCATTTTTACCGATGATTGCGTGGACAAGTTCCATCTTGTTTCCTCCGGAAACCAAAGCCACAGATGGACATTAGTGCCTTCTGAGAATTCTTGTTCATTCGTGCAATGTGATCTGTTTTGTTCTCTTATTCTTCTGAGATCTAGTGCAAGATTACAAAGGACAATACACGTGTATATAGAAGCACCAAACTCTTCTCCATGAAAATTGTAGCTTTGCtgagcaatatttttttttcaagatctACGAAAGCTGTGATCTCTAAAAGTCTCTTCCTTTTTCTTACTAATCTTTCTCAAACATTTACCTTTTCTCTCCAGGTGATGCAATACTGCATCACTTGTCCTACAAATTTCCTTTCTCCAACCACGATATCATGGCTTGCTCCTAATATCACGATGAAAAAACAGACAATCGCGTCACTCAGTCATAATCATAACAATCCCAACTCATTGAATGGCTAAGAAATTCTTTAAATCTTGTGGAAGAAGACATCGTCATTGGATATCTCCCTATCTCCACTTGCCCCCAACACGCGCTTTTAGAGATATGATCTCCAATTGGTATAAACTCTGATGGTAGcagggaggaggagagagagagagatacaggCAATGCACAATTCCAAACAGAGCAGAGAAGTAACCAGACTTCTGTCACATGGATGTGTCGACTAACAAGCGATTCCAGCCATTGCAGCTCCTGACTATCACACTGGACAGGGTTATACAGTCATTTCGCTGTGGTGCTAGGTAATTGCCTTTCTTTCCTGATTGCTGTGTGCAAAGGGTTCACAAGTCCTGCGCTAGTTTTTCGGCTTCTGTACAGGCAAGTAGAGCTTGAATTCTACGGGAAGTTCGTCTTCTGAGTACAGCCTGTCGGAGAAGTAGACTCGTCGGATGCGGCAGTTGGCATGGATCTGAAAGGTGACACAAGTCAATATCAAAGCTTATATTAGTCAGTACTGACTAGCACATGACACTTTTAACCATGAAAATAATGCAGACAATGGATACCATTTGCTCATTATCATCAATTGataatatattatcatcatattgatgttataatgtatatacaatttaaAATCACAGTAAATGTTCCCTGTAACCTGtccgtctcccccccccccccccagaaaagccacagaaacaaaaatatataaactCCCGGCAGGGTAGATTGCTGCATTACAAAGTATGTAAATCCCGCTCCCACTCATGTAACATGGAAATTGCATCAACTGCTCTGACACATTTTGTAGCTAAATGAAACAACCAATGCATAACTGACATTTGCAGAAGCGTAATCGTTCTTGCATTAGAATAGCCGATGGAGGCAGCAAGAAGTGACTGAGACGACTGGAAACTCACCTGAACTCGCAATGTCTCAATGTAGTTTGTTCCATACGCTCTCCTGGTGAAGTCTGATAGGTTAAACTGTGGAGACAAAGAATAAACCGATATTTCAGGATTTTTCCATATTCTACATATACTTTGAATAGCAGTGACAGAACAGGTCATCAAcaatgtaagattttttttcactttcccaTTTTTACATGAAACTGATAGAATGAAAAAGAATGTGGCCAatgaagaaagatatatagacAAGACATTTCATCTATGCTTACTATTTGTATACATAAGtgttcattttttaatttattttttgtcgttgttgttgttgttgctggttAGGGGGCATCAAAACACATCAtcatgtattgatttttttcatgtatgtaaATGATAATCAGTAATGCACTCAGCAATAGAAGTGCACATAAGGTTTTCACTTTGATTCTCTTCACTGAATAAATGCAATTCAAACATcacacaaagtaaaaaaaaagaaaagaaaaaaaaagcaagaaaagaaaaaaaaagaagaaaaaagaatgaaatatttaccTGGATCTGATTCCAGCCATCATCTAGCCTCATGGGCATGGTACAGATGAACGGCTTGACCCGGGTCGTGCTCTGGTAGTTGCTGGCTCGGAACCTTCTCCTGATGTTCTTGTCGTCGAGGACCTGGACCTCAAATGTGAAGtacttcttcatatttttgatgATCATGACTAGGAAGGGCAGCTTGATGCCAAGTGTTTTCTTGGGATCTGCCGGGCATGTGATGTACGTCGTACTGACATTGGTTCCTATGATTTCAAGTACTAGTGACTGAATGTCATTGTCCGTTATCCTCTTGATGTGCCCATTTCTGACCTGggaagacaaaaaagaaagggaggcaaatatcaaaatttgctAGTGATCTACTATTTGGCTATTAAAATTATCAATACATGTTCACAAGCtcattgaatgtaaaaaaattcaacaaatcAAATTGGATCTGTATCAAGTACTTTTCAGTGACCATTTATCACGAATGTGAAAGTATTAATCAGAACGAAAACTAACCCTATAAATACTAAAAAGTGCAATAACTAAAATATATCACACATCTGTTGTAGAAGCTTGCATATaaaatttaaagattttttaCAATTTTCTCATGGAAAACAACACTTCAACAGGCAAAAGGGCAAAGTGATTTCCACTGTAGAAAATATTCCTTTTGTTTCTCAACGTGGCATGTGCAAACTGGTTTCAGAgtaaagaaatttaaaaatgtaATGACTTTCTCTAACAGTTATGCAATCATTTCAGTCTAAAAATATGTCTGATCATGCCAATGACAAATGTGTAGAATCTAATCCATTGTCACAGTGACACAGCTGAGCTGTCATAATTTAATAAGTTTATTTGAATCATTTCCTGCCACTGCAATTTTTTAGTTTGTCAGAATCAACTCGCTTAAGAACTATCTTTTaattgttacaataaaaatgcaatggatattaaaaaagacaaatggaataacaaacatttgttGTAAAACATGCATATAAAACAGCTAAAACATTATCAATGACTTGTGATAACAGAGCACCGCCCACCGTGAAACACAACACAGACGCCAGGCACTGGGACTatcatgccacaaatgtttggCACATGAGCCCTCCGAGTGCTGCTAAGCAACACCCCGATCTCCCCTATCGCCACACACACTGCAGACACGTTACAATACACTACGGGCGGCATCCATGCCCGACTGAATGGGTGTAAGGCGCGCATGTCGAGAACTTGTAAAAGACAAATTACGTCCAAAATTCATGTCATACTTACTTTTTTGTCCCAAATTTGTAACGGCTTGCTGCCTATACTGTAGAGAATTGAGAGAAACCCACTCTGGAACgtatttttgaacattttcGGTTGATTTCTTCGCGCTTTGTTGCCGGGAATAAACACACACGTCCGTCCGCAATGACCTCCTCGTTCGCTATGACCCACCAACTGATCTGTTGTTGTTACGAGGAGGGCGCTGCCGAGAGCCCAGTCACCATGGAGATGTCGTGCACCTGCTGAATGAATGGTGGTGTGCAGCTCCTGTGAAGCTCGGCTGAGCGAGTCGCACCGACAGCCAAGTCAGTGTCTTGTTTGGATTAGATGGGTGATTCGGATCTTTGCTCACAATGAAAAAAGAGAATATATAGAATGTTCGATAGGGAAGATCGGATTTACCTGTCGAAGTGGTTCCATGCATGCAGCATGCGAACAATCAACTTGTGGTCCCCAATagcatgaaataatgtatgacAATTTTACTTCTCGAACTGATATCGAAGatttgtatgaatgtatgaagATGGAAAATACGagcataccaca from Diadema setosum chromosome 9, eeDiaSeto1, whole genome shotgun sequence includes the following:
- the LOC140232570 gene encoding cilia- and flagella-associated protein 20 — translated: MFKNTFQSGFLSILYSIGSKPLQIWDKKVRNGHIKRITDNDIQSLVLEIIGTNVSTTYITCPADPKKTLGIKLPFLVMIIKNMKKYFTFEVQVLDDKNIRRRFRASNYQSTTRVKPFICTMPMRLDDGWNQIQFNLSDFTRRAYGTNYIETLRVQIHANCRIRRVYFSDRLYSEDELPVEFKLYLPVQKPKN